From the genome of Falco biarmicus isolate bFalBia1 chromosome 2, bFalBia1.pri, whole genome shotgun sequence:
agaaggaagagagggTGCCCACCAGTCTCTCCTCCTATGTTGTTGAAAACCTAACTCCACTAACAACATACATTGTGTGTGTGACCTGCCAGTCCGCAAACCCCTCCAGTGACCAATGCAGAGTTTTTAACACGCTGGAACAAGACCCGGCATCTGCGAGCAACACCAAGAAAGAGCTGGCACTGGGCATCTGGCtcaccagcagcatcctgctcctCATCATCGCTGCAATCCTCCTCTATGGCTGCCTGCACCTCCTGTGCCGCAGGAGACAGGAGTGCTTGCAAGGGCGAAACAGGACCTCCAAACAAGACCACAGGAAGGTGTGGACCAAAAGTGCAGCATATGACCCAGAGGAGCTCAGCCGGCAGAGCCAACTGATGCAGGACATTGAGGAAAAGCATCCAGGTGGCATCCAGCTGGCCACAATCATAGGGAATCCCTCAGCGTGCAAGGAGCCCATCACAGCAGCTTCCAAAAGCTGGGAACAAGTGCCAGCGACAGGACAGTGCTCTGCTACAAATTAAGAGACCTTTTGTCAGGGAGATTTTAACTACATACAACATTCCAACTGCTTCAAATGCATCACGTGCACAGCTGGCACTCACAACGGGGAGCTCCAACCGCTCACTGCACTCCTGGCTGCCCCTCTGGTGTCACGTCCCTTTCCAACAGCCTATACGCAGCCAGAGGTACTCGGAGGCAAAGGTTCAGATTCCCA
Proteins encoded in this window:
- the LOC130145326 gene encoding fibronectin type III domain-containing protein 9-like — its product is MGITVQNITGNTATVIWPKMAGCVDSFYSIMYHPNWNSMLSSYSRKSFQKEERVPTSLSSYVVENLTPLTTYIVCVTCQSANPSSDQCRVFNTLEQDPASASNTKKELALGIWLTSSILLLIIAAILLYGCLHLLCRRRQECLQGRNRTSKQDHRKVWTKSAAYDPEELSRQSQLMQDIEEKHPGGIQLATIIGNPSACKEPITAASKSWEQVPATGQCSATN